Proteins encoded by one window of Mercenaria mercenaria strain notata chromosome 4, MADL_Memer_1, whole genome shotgun sequence:
- the LOC128556255 gene encoding uncharacterized protein LOC128556255, with amino-acid sequence MTHGHWDVDYNKGYRCVLHCNEGYVASGCSVQRKWVEGMPTCVKDDWKRKVKDWGKTGLKYTAVAGTGVAAGAGMLAATPAILTFLGFGSAGVAAGSAAAAIQTTTTASGSIFAWAQSVGAVSYVGTTGSVVIGGGTGTAAAGTTTYIISALTGTGCEAE; translated from the exons ATGACGCATGGCCACTGGGATGTTGACTACAACAAAGGTTATCGTTGTGTCCTTCATTGTAATGAAGGATACGTAGCAAGTGGATGTAGTGTACAGCGAAAATGGGTAGAGGGAATGCCTACTTGTGTCAAAG ATGACTGGAAAAGAAAAGTGAAAGACTGGGGTAAAACTGGTTTGAAATATACGGCAGTGGCAGGCACAGGTGTTGCAGCTGGGGCGGGTATGCTCGCCGCAACTCCAGCAATCCTCACCTTTTTAGGTTTTGGATCAGCCGGCGTTGCTGCAG GATCCGCCGCAGCGGcaatacaaacaacaacaacagcttCGGGAAGTATATTTGCCTGGGCTCAAAGTGTGGGTGCTGTAAGTTATGTCGGTACGACAGGATCAGTGGTGATAGGCGGGGGAACAGGGACAGCAGCCGCTGGAACAACAACATACATCATATCAGCATTAACCGGGACGGGGTGTGAGGCGGAATAA